The genome window tttgtattttttattattttttttaaataagaatttagcagacgctcttatccagagcaactcacAATCAGTGCATTCAGcttaaggtagctaggtaagACAAATAACCAACCTCATACCACAGTCATTGTAAGTAAAACTTTACTCaacaaagtagctatcagcaaaatCAGGTCCTAGTAAGAAAAGAGGTGCTTGTGTTAGGACAAGCCAGTACAACAGTAAGGTAGACAGAAGGAAATACCTGGTTTCTGGATGACAGCGTTGCAGGCGTTGGCGATCTCCTCTCTCTTGGCTTCGTCAGGGTACTGGTTGTCATTGAAGTAGCTGAGGAGAAGAGGCGGTTGTCATGGCAAAACACCGATTCAGGTAGtattccaaatggtaccctattcccacCGCTCTCCTCGCCCCCccccttctcaaaacccattggatgagatgaGGTCACCCTTGACCTTCTCATCTAATGGGTTATGAGAAGAGAGGCCGCAAGGCTGAGATactaccctatgtagtgcactacttttgacaagtgccctctcctcacatctcctgccctctttccccctcaccccctcatcCTAACCTCTCCATCACAGCTAGGCATTCCTTCCTCCAGGTAAAGCGACTCCCACGCCGAAGACGGAAGCTCCCGGGGCCGGTGCTTATAGGGGGCGGGGTCTGTCTCCACTCCATCTCCTCCAGAGCCATGGGGGCAGGGCACATGTTTAGAGTGGCACCTGGAGGAGCCAATAGAGAGAAAGCATTAAGTTAAGCCTTTATAACATGTCTCGTATTCACTAGACACCAAATGGAACCAAACAGGCTGAAATTGTTTTAGtttagagacagagagcgagcgagggagacagagagagagcgagcgacagagagagatgtaCCTGGGGTGGTCTTCTCTAGCTGGTACCATCGGTAGAAAGCCCTCTTCTTCTGTTCGCTGAGGTCAGAGCCGTGCTGGAGCAACCAATGAGAGATCCTGCTCTGACTGATTCCTGGAACCACACAGACAGGCACCACAGTTAAAAACAGCAGTCCTACCAGCCAATAAAACACACACCTTCCACTGAGACTTAGCTACAATTCTCTTCGCTGTAAGCTATCACTGTACTGCATATAGAAATACACACTAAAGTTTTCtaacacctagtcattcaagtgtttttcctcatttttcctattttctacattgtagaataatgaagacatcaaaactatgaaataacacatttggaatcacgtagtaaacaaaaaaaaaaagtgttaaacaaatcaaaatatattttatatttgagattcttcaaatagccaccctttaccttgatgacagctttgcacacacttggcattctctcaaccagcttcacctggaatgcttttccaacagtcttgaaggagttcccacctatgctgagcacttgttggctgcttttcattcattctgcggtccaactcatcccaaaccatctcattggATTGCAGTCAGGTGATTgtgaccaggtcatctgatgcagcactccatcactctccttcttggtcaaatagcccttacacagcctggaggtgtgtgttgggtcattgtcctgttgaaaaacaaatgatagtcccactaagcccaaaccagatgggatggcgtatcgctgcagaatgctgtggtagtcatgctggttaagtgtactttgaattcaaaataaatcactgagtgtcaccagcaaagcacccccacaccacctcctccatgcttcacggtgggaaccacacatgcagagatcatccgttcacctactctgcgtctcacaaagacagcggttggaaccaaaaatctcaaatttggactcatcagaccaaaggacagatttccaccagtctagtgtccattgctcgtgtgtcttggcccaagcaagtctcttcttcttattggtgtcctttagtagtggtttcattgcaataattagaccatgaaggcctgattcacacagtctcctctgaacagttgatgttgagatgtgtctgttactttttatttgggctgcaatctgaggtgcagttaactataatgaacttatcctctgcagcagaggcaactctgggtcttcctttcatgtggggatcctcatgagatccagtttcatcatagcgcttgatggtttgcacttgaagaaactttcaaagttcttcacattttccacattgcctgaccttcatgtcttaaagtaatgacggactgtcatttgtctttgcttatttgagatgttcttgccataatatggacttggtcttttaccaaatagggctatcttctgtataccacccctaccttgtcacaacaactgattggttcaaacacattaaggaaaaaaaaaaatccacaaattcacttttaacaaggcacacctgttaattgaaatgcattccaggtgactatctcatgaagctggttgagagaatgccaagagtgtgcaaagctgtcatgaaggcaaagggtggctactttaaagaatcatatataaaatatattttgatttgtttaacacttttgtggttattacatgattccatagcattgatgtcttcactattattctacaatgtagaaaatagtaaaaataaagaaaaatcctggaatgatcctggaacttttgactggtactgtacacacacacaggggagaacaagtatttgataacctgcaaaatcggcagtgtttcctacttacaaagcatggaGAGGTCTAATtattatcataggtacacttcaactgtgagagacggaatctaaaacaaaaatccagaaaatcacattgtatgatttttaagtaattcatttgcattttatcgcatgacataagtatttgatacatcagaaaagcagaacttaatatttggtacagaaacctttgtttgccattacagagatcatacgtttcctgtagttcttgaccaggtttgcacacactgcagcagggattttggcccactcctccatacagaccttctccagatccttcaggtttcggggctgtcgctgggtaatacggactttcagctccctccaaagattttctattggattcaggtctggagactggctaggccactccaggaccttgagatgcttcttacggagccactccttagttgccctggctgtgtgtttcgggtcattgtcatgctggaagacccagccacgacccatcttcaatgctcttactgagggaagatGGTTATTGGCCaagatctcacgatacatggccccatccatcctcccctcaatacagtgcagtcgtcctgtccccttttgcagaaaagcatccccaaagaatgatgtttccacctccatgcttcacggttgggattgtgttctggggttgtactcatccttcttcttcctccaaacacggcaagtggagtttagaccaaaaagctctatatTTGTGTCATCAGACCatatgaccttctcccattcctcctctggatcatccagatggtcattggcaaacttcagacgggcctggacatgcgctggcttgagcaaggggaccttgcgtgcgctgcaggattttaatccatgacggcgtagtgtgttactaatggttttctttgagactgtggtcccagctctcttcaggtcattgaccaggtcctgccgtgtagttctgggctgatccctcaccttcctcatgatcattgatgccccactaggtgagatcttgcatggagccccagactgagggtgattgaccgtcatcttgaacttcttccattttctaataattgcgccaacagttgttgccttctcaccaagctgcttgcctattgtcctatagcccctcccagccttgtgcaggtctacaatttaatccctgatgtccttacacagctctctggtcttggccattgtggagaggttggagtctgtttgattgagtgtgtggacaggtcttttatacaggtaacgagttcaaacaggtgcagttaacacaggtaatgagtggagaacaggagggcttcttaaagaaaatctaacaggtctgtgagagctggaattcttactggttggtaggtgatcaaatacttatgtcatgcaataaaatgcaaatgaattacttaaaaatcatacaatgtgattttctggatttttgttttagattccgtctcacagttgaagtgtagctatgataaaaatgacagacctctacatgctttgtaagtaggaaaacctgcaaaatcggcagtgtatcaaatacttgttctccccactgtgtgtgtgagtgagtgagtgagtgtgtatatatacatatatatatataaaacacactactgttcaaaggtcacttagaaatgtccttgtttgacagaaaagcacattttttgtccattaaaatatcaaattgatcagaaatatagtgtagacattgttactgttgtaaatgacttttgtagctgacatggctgatttttaatggaatatctacataggcgtaattgcaaaaaaccttttgcaattatgttagcacagctgaaaactgttgtgctgattaaagaagcaataaaactggccttatttagactagttgagtatcaacACTTGTGGaatcgattacaggctcaaaatggccagaaaccgAAGcactttctaagtgaccccaaacttttgaacggcagtgtgagtgtgcgtacacacacacacacacacacacccctaatgTAGCTATCACTGTACTGCCCATATACTGAAATAGATGTCTGATGAAAAAGGCTATTCAATTCAATCCTGTCTGTTAGAAAGTTGATTGCTGTGTCAGGCTTGTAGTGCGAGGGGTTGTCAATTATAGTGGAAGCTTCACGGTCTTACTGACCTGGGCCGCCCCAGAATGTGTCCTCACTGACCTGGGCCACCCCAGAATGTGTCCTCACTGACCTGGGCCACCCCAGAATGTGTCCTCACTGACCTGGGCCACCCCAGAATGTGTCCTCACTGACCTGGGCCACCCCAGAATGTGTCCTCACTGACCTGGGCCACCCCAGAATGTGTCCTCACTGACCTGGGCCGccacagaatgtgtgtgtgtgtgtgtgtgtgtgtgtgtgtgtgtgtcctcactgACCTGTGACCTGAGCCACCACAGCCTGAGAGATTCTCCTGTTTCCCAGAAAGGACTTGATCTCTTCCTTGACGATACTGCTGTccctcctgcacacacacacacacaaacatagttATGTTTGCTTTGTAAAACATGGACCAGTGTGTTTCTACTACCATGTAGTTGGGTGTCCAATCAAAAGTGCATCTTTTGACCAACCTCTAAGAAAACAAAATGGGCCAAACCCGATGTCTCTGTCATAATCCCTTCAAATGTTATTGGAGTTTAACCCTTGTAGGAAGTCAAGAATTAGGGAAACTAAATCAACGGAggccagaggagaaaaaaaaggtgGATAAACGTGAGTTCATTTGAATTGCGTCAGCTAGGCTAGACGCTGTGAGAAAACTGAGGCTACTGGTCACCTGACAGGGTCACTGTTAAACTGGTCATCTCCATTCCTGAGGACATAAAACTAGAGGTAAGACAGATACTCAGTATTTGAGTTTACACTTTTCTATATTAATTCCTGTTCTTCTTCAAcgatttctcacaaaaacaagcacATCTGTTAAATGTCAACGGCGCAATGAGCTTTTTATTTTCCAAGCGGTTTAACGTTTAACTCGGCTCGTGTCACGCTAATTTAACTTTAAAGACGACGACCGCAAAATGAAAAAACCTGCCAAGTTACGAGAAACCTGCACCGTTATGTCAACAGAGCTTGGTGCTTATTATGGGATGTATTAGGTTACAAAACCccctttttttttgttgctgataCAATGTGAATGACATGTTAGAGAAAGATCCCATGGAAGGATTCAGAACATGAAGAATCTATTTTCCTCTTGTTGAAATGGATTTTGTAACATAAGGAAGTCAAATTTCATCTCCAAAGCCCGTTTTTCTGGGCAGAGCTGGCGGACACCCCACGTATGGACACCCTACTTACGGGCAGAGCGGGCGGACACCCTACGTGCGGGCAGAGCGGGCGGACACCCTACGTGCGGGCAGAGCGGGCGGACACCCCACGTGTGTGCGGTCACCCCACGTGCGGGCAGAGCGGGCGGACACCCCCCCACGTGCGGGCGGACACCCCCCCACGTGCGGGCGGACACCCCCCCCACGTGCGGGCGGACACCCCCCCCACGTGCGGGCGGACACCCCCCCCACGTGCGGGCGGACACCCCCCCCACGTGCGGGCGGACACCCCCCCCACGTGCGGGCGGACACCCCCCCCACGTGCGGGCGGACACCCCCCCCACGTGCGGGCGGACACCCCCCCCACGTGCGGGCGGACACCCCCCCCACGTGCGGGCGGACACCCCCCCCACGTGCGGGCGGACACCCCCCCCACGTGCGGGCGGACACCCCCCCCACGTGCGGGCGGACACCCCCCAGACTGATCTGACCAGATGGAAGACGAGGTGTACAGCCGTCGCTGTCCTGCAGGTGCTCACTATTTCACTACTCTTCCTATTTCCCAGATCCAATGAGTCACGCCGCCACCTCCCTTATCTAGCTAAAATTAGCGAGACCCACAAAGAAAGACTGCTGCTTATCGACACTACgaggctacgtcccaaatagcaccctattgcctatatagtgcactactttaaaccagagcactgtggaacttgttcaaaagcagtgcactatatagggattaggatgACATCTGGGACTGGCTCTAAatcaggagggaggaggatgggtggtgagtggaggaggagggcgggtggtgagtggaggaggaggagggcgggTGGTGAGTGGAGGAGGGTGGATGGTTgatgagtggaggaggagggcgggtggtgagtggaggaggaggagggcgggtggtgagtggaggaggaggagggcgggtggtgagtggaggagggtggaggaggaggatgagggtgCCAACTTCTAAACCCAGCAGAGCTGAGAAAACAGGCACATTAACGGGCGATCTGCAGTTAAAAGTACAAAAATGGATGGACCAATAGTAGATTCCTCCTTGAAGATAATATCCGTAGTATAGATGATAACGTGGAGGTGTGGAACACAGCACCATCCAACCACACAGCAGCACTCTGCAACATGAGACTGATCCCGGGGAGTGTTTCTGAACGCTGCTTCCCCTACAGGACATTATGGAATACAATGAGGAGGCAGACATGGTAGCAGGGCTTTTAACATTCTAGTTACTGTACATCACAGCTATGCATTCATCCTGTTATCCTTGTAACATAACAGACGCATACATCCAGAGTCCTACGGCAGGACGACTGTTCACATCCCAGACTTAATAACAGTTAGTAAATAGTTAAAGTGGTCGCCTAAATGTTTTCATGCTTTTTAAGTGTGTGAAAGACAGTGCATCTGTGACTGACACAGTCCTGGTGGACTGGTGTATAAACTGACACAGTCCTGGTGGACTGGTGTATAAACGGATACAGTCCTGGTGATGTTGGACTGGTGTATAAACTGACACAGTCCTGGTGGACTGGTGTATAAACTGACACAGTCCTGGTGATGTTGGACTGGTGTATAAACTGACACAGTCCTGGTGGACTGGTGGTGGACTGGTGGTGGACTGGTGGTGGACTGGTGTATAAACTGACACAGTCCTGGTGGTGGTGGACTGGTGTATAAACTGACACAGTCCTGGTGATGGTGGTGGACTGGTGTATAAACTGACATATTGAATATGATATCTCACAgactgggtaccagtctgtttagccaTCATCACACTTCTTGTCATACCAAATAGGACGAAAAACTGCAAAGTTCAGTATTTCAGGGATATAAAAATAGTTCTATTGACCCCACCGTGACATCATCACTGACCTCATGAGCTCCTCCACCTTGTCATCGATGTCCAGCTCCTCCTCCGTGGCCTCGAACCCGAACGGCCTGACGGCAGCAGCGCTATTCATTGGGTACCGAGGCGGCGAGAGCTTCCCGTTGGGCGTTGCCGCCAGGCTGTCCCGCCCCCCGTTCTGCACCATGGCGACCAGCGACACCGGGGACGAGAGGATGGCAGAGGGCGGGGGCGGGCCGGGTGGTGGGGAGGTGTCGTAGCTGTTGCTAGGCGAGGGGGAGAGCCCGCCACGTGGAGGGAGGTACTGTGTCTGTGTGGCGGTAGAGTTGGTGGAGGATGAGGCCAGGGCGGTGTTGGTAACATTACTGCTCCCAATACCACTGgcgccattattattattattactactacaggAAGAGGATGTTGTTGAGGAGGTGGTGGCGGCAGAAACAGAggcagtgttgttgttgtttgtggtgGTGGTGCTATTGGGGTCGGACACAGAGCTATttgctgctcctcctcctccgtaGGAGGTGCGACGGCCGAACTTGTCCCCGTGCTCGCGGTCCAGCCGGTCTAGGGTGTCCATGCCATGGAGGATCTCTTGCTTGGTCATGCCCGTACGCCGCAGCCTCTGGAGCAGGTCGATCTGCTCGATGGTGAAGCGAGGTTCGTCTGTGTAATGAGACattctggaggagaggaggagggggaggaagggacagaggtggggggagagggagaggaggaagggacagaggtggggggagaggaagagggggaggaagggacagaggtgggggggagagggaggaggaagaggagcgtgagagagaaggaatgaaaaagtAAGAGAGGGGGAGTAGCGGTATGAAGGGAGAAAATAAACGAGGGAGCTTCTTTCGGGAACAGCAGGCAATTCATGTAAAGtcaccttgaaagcagcagcagaTGCTATCTCATAATCATTCTACTGCTTTAAGACCAATAATACATGCACTTCCCCCGCTGCATGGTTCtccataagcatttcactgtgttaTAGAAATCAATATCATCATAACCAGGCTGCGGCACATTTTCCATTTTATGAAGCATTGGCTGGTAATGCATTCAATTCTGACCACTAGATCCATGCTTGCACTTTACATTGGATTTAACTTTCAGTTCTAGAACCACCCTACGACAGTGATCTATAGCCTAATTCCAGCTTCTCAAACCTGACAACTGATCTGGATTtacttttaaatgtaaaaaaaagttaaCTGCCATTTTCATAGTCTGCTGCCAGGGTTAAGTAAACCATCACACCATTAAAACCTGTCCGCTGCTGGCTACAGTCCTAAACAAATTTCAAATCATGTTGCCTGACTAACTTTTATCATCTATAGCCCATCAACAAGTGATCATCTATAGCCCATCAACAATTCTGAAAAAGGTGTCAAGGTGTTGTCTTTGAACAATTTGTTACAGGGATTCTTCCCTGTCTCTTAGTTGACAGTTAACCTAGACCAGCTGAGGCTCAATCACTGCTATTGTATTCATTACCTACCCACCTGAGCAGGAGATATTTACACAGTTAACTGTTAACTAGACCGTAGGTTAACTAACAAAGCTGGGTTAAGCAGAAGGAGCACAAAGTTAACAAAAAGGTTAACTTCTAGTTAGACCACaagacatggtgtgtgtgtgtgtgtgtgtgtgtgtgtgtgagagagagagagactgttatacAACTGTAATTTATCCTCAGTTCTGATCAGTGATGTGTATAAACCCATCCTTGGTTGACCTGATCCTTCAGTTGTCTCCTCTGACAGATGGCATAGACCTGGCTAGCAAACACCACCCTGGTCACTACCCACGGTCCTTGGTTTCTGCCCTTCTTTATGCGGTCTAGCATTTCAACTGTGGTGCTGCATGTTTGTTAGGCTCTTTAGGTCTGTAAAAATCTCTCATCAATGGCACCACCTACAAAATAAGCTTTTTACAACTATATCTTGATTTAGTCATATCGGTGCGTAAAGTAGCTGCATATTTTCTGTGGAGTTACTGCACATCTGCGTAAAGCCCAGATTGAAACGCTAAATAATTCACACAGATAGGAACTTGTTTCACATTAGTCATTCTGCAATGTATTATCGTTAGTTAGCTACTTTACTGGCAAATTAGGTAAACAAAAGGCCGTTGGTAGAGAAAAGAAAAGCTGTTGTTGCTACCGTAGTGAAAACAGAGCTAATACTGGCTAGTTGTTAGCCATTCTAGACAGACCTATCGAGTAAAAATAGACTGGCAAAacgacgttagctagctactcctTGCTAGTTTATTGGCAAGCTAACAAACTCAAAATAACGCATTTGACTTTTAGCTAACTAGTTAAATCAGACAACGGTTTGTTTAATTTCACGGGGTGGTtattttgaccagatagacaacTGCTAATCCACCATTGAAAATAAATGTATAGGCTAGCTAGCTGATTGTTAAATCAAGTAGCTAAACGTTTGAtcgctaaaaaatatatattaaaatctTACCTTATATCGCTAGCTATCTCGATGTGCCTCCGTACACTTGACCCTTTAATATTGCACCACCACAAAACAGCGGGAGAAAACCGCTTATTAACAGAAGAAACAGCTTTCAATCACAAGCGGACTGTTTGCCTTTGTCTGACTGACAACAGCCATATTGATAGAAACACCTTGACGATGGTGACATGGGAGTTGTAGTTTAAAATGTTGGTCAGCGCGATAACAAGAAACTTTGACACATGCAAACTACATGTCCCACCGACAAAATGGAGCATTATAGGTTCCTAGACATATGGAAGCGTAGTTAAATATGTCATGAAATTCAGTTGTAAATAAAACATGGTAAAGATGTACAGTATACAGTTTATTGTAACACAATATTGATATAAAAAATAAGAGATTAAAAAGAGTTTAAAAATGTATGTCTAGTTTCCATCTAGAAATAAATGGAACATTCATAGTCAGATCAGACTGAATGCGTGTATAAAACATTTGAAAAGTCATTAAAAACAAGCCCAATGTGCAATGTCTTAAACCCCCTAAATACATTACATAAATATCAAAATCGGCACACAAAACAGAACCCATCCATGCACagcaactatactgaacaaaaatataaacgcaaattgcaacaattttaaaaaaatgagtcgttcatataagaaaatgtgtcaattgaaataaattgctTAGACCCCACAGTATACagatttcacattactgggcaGGAGCGCCAACATGGGTGGGCTTAGGAGGCCATAGGCCCCACCCACTCAGAAAtagttgttttttcccccctaacAAAaaggttttattacagacagaaatactccttagtgggcctcccgagtggcgcagtggtctaaaggCACTTGagtcgtcactacagacccgggttcgatcccaggctgtgtcgcagccggccgcaactgAGACGGTACACATGAGACGGTACACAATtggcccgggttaggggaggggttagcccttgtccttgtcccatcgcgctctagcgactcctgtggtgggccgggcccatgcacgctgacacggtcgccagttgtacggcgTTTTCTCTGACACGTtgttgcggctggcttccgggttaagcgagcagtatgtcaagaagcagtgcggcttggcagggtcgtgtgtcagaggacgcatggttctcgaccttcacctctctcaAGTCTGCATggcagttgcagcgatgggacaagactgtaactaccaattggggagaaaaggaggtaaaaagtatatataaaaaaagtttcatcagctgtccaggtggcctcagacgatcccgcaggtgaagaagctggatgtggatgtcctgggctggcgtggttacatgcgGTTGTGAGGTGGGTTGGACATACTGCTAAATTctttaaaacgacattggaggtggcttatggtagagaaatgaacattaaattctctggcaagagctctggtggacattcctgcagtcagcatgccaattgcacgctcctcaaaacttgagacatctgtggaattgtgtgacaaaactgcacattttagagtggccttttatccCCAGCACCGgtcacgctgtttaatcagcttcttgatatgccatacctgtcaggtggatggattaccttggcaaaggaaaaatactcactaatagggatgtaaaatttgtgcacaaaatttgagaataataagctttttgtacatatggatAATTTCTGGGACCATGTtaagaaacatgggaccaacacttcacatgttgcgttatatttttgttcagtacacatAAAACACATACAGGTTGCATTTTACCTGTCCCACACTATCCCAAAACCTtatttttacatttatgtcatttagcagacgcccttatccagagcaacttacagtagtgaatgcatacatttcaattcatttcatacatttcatttttatcccccccccgtactggcccccctgtgggaatcgaacccacaaccctggcgttgcaaacaccatgctctaccaactgagccacagggaggccttATAACATAACATCCAAACATAAAATGCTCCAATCAAGCAGTTTAAGTAAAGTTCATACATCCAGAATATTTCCTGTTAGCTAAAAACAGATAACATATTGTTCTGCCATACTGTTCTACTAACATAAGTAATAACCAGGGTTGGGGCtaattccatttcaatttcagtcaattcagaaagtaaaccaaattcctaATTGAAAAAGCATTGAATAGAATTGGAATTTGTGTATtttctgaattgaaatggaattgaccacaaCCCTGGTAAACAATAT of Salmo trutta chromosome 1, fSalTru1.1, whole genome shotgun sequence contains these proteins:
- the hmbox1b gene encoding homeobox-containing protein 1 isoform X1, which produces MSHYTDEPRFTIEQIDLLQRLRRTGMTKQEILHGMDTLDRLDREHGDKFGRRTSYGGGGAANSSVSDPNSTTTTNNNNTASVSAATTSSTTSSSCSSNNNNNGASGIGSSNVTNTALASSSTNSTATQTQYLPPRGGLSPSPSNSYDTSPPPGPPPPSAILSSPVSLVAMVQNGGRDSLAATPNGKLSPPRYPMNSAAAVRPFGFEATEEELDIDDKVEELMRRDSSIVKEEIKSFLGNRRISQAVVAQVTGISQSRISHWLLQHGSDLSEQKKRAFYRWYQLEKTTPGATLNMCPAPMALEEMEWRQTPPPISTGPGSFRLRRGSRFTWRKECLAVMESYFNDNQYPDEAKREEIANACNAVIQKPGKKLSDLERVTSLKVYNWFANRRKEIKRRANIEATILESHGIDVQSPGGHSNSDDIDGGDYTEQACDLPYFDKRPMARPFGFYRLEPTSPTQDDGPGHGDHQDPISLAVEMAAVNHTILALSRTGGVPSDIKTEALDDD
- the hmbox1b gene encoding homeobox-containing protein 1 isoform X2; translation: MSHYTDEPRFTIEQIDLLQRLRRTGMTKQEILHGMDTLDRLDREHGDKFGRRTSYGGGGAANSSVSDPNSTTTTNNNNTASVSAATTSSTTSSSCSSNNNNNGASGIGSSNVTNTALASSSTNSTATQTQYLPPRGGLSPSPSNSYDTSPPPGPPPPSAILSSPVSLVAMVQNGGRDSLAATPNGKLSPPRYPMNSAAAVRPFGFEATEEELDIDDKVEELMRRDSSIVKEEIKSFLGNRRISQAVVAQVTGISQSRISHWLLQHGSDLSEQKKRAFYRWYQLEKTTPGATLNMCPAPMALEEMEWRQTPPPISTGPGSFRLRRGSRFTWRKECLAVMESYFNDNQYPDEAKREEIANACNAVIQKPGKKLSDLERVTSLKVYNWFANRRKEIKRRANIATILESHGIDVQSPGGHSNSDDIDGGDYTEQACDLPYFDKRPMARPFGFYRLEPTSPTQDDGPGHGDHQDPISLAVEMAAVNHTILALSRTGGVPSDIKTEALDDD